Proteins from a genomic interval of Bradysia coprophila strain Holo2 chromosome X, BU_Bcop_v1, whole genome shotgun sequence:
- the LOC119085279 gene encoding CUE domain-containing protein 2-A — MANIEKQHEIVKTSLFKFVNEHISGADLSVVDEIVLSYVISILEEASQDPCFDVDGFIEMMSAYFPEFSGIDPATVCTWIFQLENQLSSLNKTAESQNFSLKSLSLSDIIPESKLRARPPSISDGVETSSNNAKRTQHLSETSDCGSTDSSGCDFFSDECDVLQEMFPESSFLEVKHCVTIANGDIDRATQILLDRQEAGQSLTANFTNLHAPKNQVIDDNELKNRIISRYSYVDKNAENKEYKPVIPKVEPKKLVRYRDNKIVSLKGERYTDVRRDEDAELKKPKKPICP, encoded by the exons ATGGCAAATATTGAGAAACAACATGAAATCGTGAAGACAAGCCTATTCAAATTCGTGAACGAGCATATATCCGGGGCTGATTTATCCGTCGTCGATGAAATCGTATTGTCCTATGTCATATCGATTTTGGAGGAGGCATCGCAGGATCCATGCTTTGATGTGGACG gttttattgaaatgatgTCCGCATATTTCCCAGAATTTTCAGGAATTGATCCAGCAACCGTATGCACATGGATATTCCAATTGGAAAATCAATTGTCCAGCTTGAACAAAACTGCCGAATCGCAAAATTTTTCACTCaa ATCGTTAAGTCTTTCCGATATAATTCCCGAATCGAAACTTCGAGCACGACCACCATCCATTTCGGATGGCGTTGAAACCAGCTCAAATAATGCCAAACGGACGCAGCATCTGTCGGAAACCAGCGATTGTGGATCGACGGACAGTTCGGGATGTGATTTCTTTTCGGATGAATGCGATGTACTGCAAGAAATGTTTCCGGAGAGCTCCTTCTTGGAGGTGAAACATTGTGTGACGATTGCGAATGGTGATATCGATAGAGCCACTCAAATTCTACTGGATAGACAGGAGGCTGGCCAGAGTTTAACCGCcaattttaccaatttacaTGCACCGAAAAACCAAGTCATCGATGATAACGAACTCAAAAATCGCATTATTTCTAG ATACTCGTACGTTGATAAGAACGCTGAAAATAAGGAATACAAGCCAGTAATACCGAAAgtcgaaccaaaaaaattggttcgtTATCGtgacaacaaaattgtttcgctAAAGGGCGAACGTTACACAGACGTTCGTCGCGATGAGGATGCTGAGTTGAAAAAACCCAAGAAGCCGATTTGTCCGTAA